A single window of Plasmodium reichenowi strain SY57 chromosome 14, whole genome shotgun sequence DNA harbors:
- a CDS encoding cytochrome c oxidase assembly protein COX11, putative: MKILKTFFKRLHLRNNKNVISPYRILERKEKLDIPYACLSLSAIMFGLSFAFVPLYQLFCQSTGYGGTIQKRLDIGKIFNRKKDEKNRLIEINFTSQSNMPWVFEPEQKYIIVKPGETVLAFYKAKNLMDKPIIGIALYHVLPEEAGLYFNKIQCFCFEEQMLNAKEEMDLPILFFIDPEILNDSRLKNLEKITLSYIFFESDSEIPEEYQNLSRAISPYKKTEIQVI, encoded by the coding sequence atgaaaattttgaaaaccttttttaaaagattaCACTTGaggaataataaaaatgttatatcACCTTATAGGATATTAGAAaggaaagaaaaattaGATATTCCATATGCGTGTTTATCTTTGTCTGCTATAATGTTTGGATTATCTTTTGCTTTTGTACCCTTATATCAATTATTTTGCCAATCCACAGGTTATGGTGGTACAATACAAAAGCGATTAGATATAggtaaaatatttaatagGAAAAaggatgaaaaaaatagatTAATTGAGATAAATTTTACTAGTCAATCTAATATGCCATGGGTATTTGAACCtgaacaaaaatatattatagtaAAGCCAGGAGAAACAGTATTAGCTTTTTATAAGGCAAAAAATTTAATGGATAAGCCTATTATTGGAATTGCTTTATATCATGTATTACCAGAAGAAGCTggattatattttaataaaattcaATGTTTTTGTTTTGAAGAACAAATGTTAAATGCTAAAGAAGAAATGGATTTACctatacttttttttatcgatccagaaatattaaatgattcaagattaaaaaatttagaaaaaattacactatcatatattttttttgaatcCGATTCAGAAATACCTGAAGAATACCAAAACCTCTCAAGGGCTATTTCCCCATACAAAAAAACAGAAATTCAGGTAATTTAA